The Coregonus clupeaformis isolate EN_2021a unplaced genomic scaffold, ASM2061545v1 scaf2130, whole genome shotgun sequence genome window below encodes:
- the LOC123488288 gene encoding stromal membrane-associated protein 1-like: MPQMPQHQQAPPAGIYMNPAQMQFPVGIPQQQVPTGYQAFPGMGTGMPPTTVMGAMMAQSGAAMMGPNTGMMVGMTMPNGFMGQAPAAGMVGMAPRMMGVPQGGCPGVWCPLRACRGCMPSSLGSRASGTWDR; this comes from the exons CTGGTATATACATGAACCCCGCCCAGATGCAGTTTCCAGTAGGCATCCCCCAGCAGCAGGTCCCCACTGGCTACCAGGCCTTTCCTGGCATGGGCACGGGCATGCCCCCCACCACCGTCATGGGTGCCATGATGGCTCAGAGCGGAGCCGCCATGATGGGACCCAACACAGGCATGATGGTTGGCATGACGATGCCCAACGGTTTCATGGGACAAGCGCCTGCGGCCGGGATGGTTGGCATGGCTCCGAGGATGATGGGGGTACCCCAGGGGGGATGCCCGGGGGTATGGTGCCCGCTCAGGGCATGCAGGGGATGTATGCCGTCCAGCCTGGGCAGCAGGGCCAGTGGAACATGGGACAG ATGA